In Rickettsia endosymbiont of Gonocerus acuteangulatus, the following are encoded in one genomic region:
- a CDS encoding queuosine precursor transporter, with protein MTNSEKIYIGLCIIFSTLIILGNLIYQKFVMLQIPFYKFELSAGAILYPLTFLITDIITELYGKEKANFCIRLAICMNVLVTIIIMFVSYLPATNWSKINDETFNKVFSYYSVAFLASIIACYIAQAIDVNLYLWIRILTKGKYLWLRSNISTCISLFIDTTIVISFMAMFSIFPVEQIWKLIFNSYSWKLFFTICCTPLFYLSLFAIRGFIKCKEVKI; from the coding sequence ATGACAAATAGCGAAAAAATTTATATAGGGCTTTGTATAATATTCTCTACTCTTATAATCCTTGGTAACTTAATATATCAAAAATTTGTTATGTTACAAATACCGTTTTATAAGTTTGAGTTATCAGCAGGAGCAATATTATACCCTTTAACATTTTTAATTACTGATATAATTACTGAGCTATATGGAAAAGAAAAAGCTAATTTTTGTATTAGATTAGCAATATGTATGAATGTCCTAGTTACTATAATTATAATGTTTGTAAGTTATTTGCCAGCTACTAACTGGTCAAAAATCAATGATGAAACATTTAATAAAGTATTTAGTTATTATAGTGTAGCATTCCTTGCATCTATTATCGCATGCTATATTGCTCAAGCAATTGATGTTAATTTATATTTATGGATACGCATATTAACTAAAGGAAAATATTTGTGGTTAAGAAGTAATATTAGTACTTGTATCTCATTATTTATCGATACTACTATCGTGATTAGTTTTATGGCAATGTTTAGTATCTTTCCTGTCGAACAAATATGGAAATTAATATTTAATAGCTATAGCTGGAAATTATTTTTTACCATTTGCTGCACACCATTGTTTTACTTGAGTCTTTTTGCTATAAGGGGTTTTATTAAATGTAAAGAGGTTAAAATTTAG
- the grpE gene encoding nucleotide exchange factor GrpE produces the protein MTDNNIENKEEAINNIAEEVENIETNSEIADLKAQIEELKDKLIRASAEIDNTRKRLEKARDDARDYAITTFAKELLNVSDNLSRALEHKPLDASVEVTNIIAGVQMTKDELDKVFHKHHIEEIKPEIGSSFDYNLHNAISQIEHPDHEPNSVINIMQVGYKIKDRLLRPATVQVTKK, from the coding sequence ATGACGGACAATAATATAGAAAACAAAGAAGAAGCAATAAATAATATTGCTGAAGAAGTAGAAAATATTGAAACTAATTCAGAAATAGCAGACTTAAAAGCCCAAATAGAAGAGCTAAAAGATAAGCTAATTAGAGCAAGTGCTGAAATAGATAATACAAGAAAGCGTTTAGAAAAAGCACGTGATGATGCAAGAGATTATGCGATTACTACATTTGCTAAAGAACTTTTAAACGTTAGCGATAATCTATCTAGAGCGTTAGAACATAAGCCGCTAGATGCTTCAGTAGAAGTAACGAATATTATTGCTGGTGTTCAGATGACTAAAGATGAGCTAGATAAAGTATTTCATAAGCATCATATAGAAGAAATAAAGCCGGAAATAGGATCATCATTTGATTATAATTTGCATAATGCAATTTCTCAAATAGAGCATCCTGATCATGAACCTAATAGCGTTATTAATATAATGCAAGTTGGTTATAAAATTAAAGATAGGTTATTAAGACCTGCGACTGTTCAAGTAACAAAAAAGTAG
- a CDS encoding AI-2E family transporter, whose translation MNKTAIFWLLFIGIFISGFMLISEAIRPFFIAFIISYLLQPAIEFVASKFKLSNKISSIVVYLIFLSVFFTALTLLVPVIYGQVSTFVNNIPKYKDYFQAEILPPIMTKIYAVEPNIADKIRDSLSNFINSIFTILGSLANNFWHYTLITINIFVLFLLIPIILFYFLRDWTRIIENMKSLLPLKSRHKILGILSSINSLLAAYIRGQLNICLMLSIYYSISFTVIGIDLALLLGILTGFLVIIPFIGTFISFLLTLTIGYLTFGATTKLFYIIVVYLIGNICESYIITPKIIGDKIGLHPLWIIFSIFACGSLFGFIGIFFAIPIAGVTKILLFNIIKFYKSSRFYRLEG comes from the coding sequence ATGAATAAAACCGCTATATTTTGGCTTCTTTTTATAGGAATTTTTATAAGCGGTTTTATGCTAATTTCAGAAGCAATAAGACCATTTTTTATTGCCTTTATAATTTCTTATTTACTTCAGCCTGCCATAGAATTTGTTGCGTCAAAATTTAAATTATCAAATAAAATTTCATCTATTGTAGTTTACTTGATATTTTTAAGTGTATTTTTTACTGCACTTACTCTTTTAGTACCAGTAATTTATGGGCAGGTTTCTACTTTTGTCAATAATATCCCTAAATATAAGGATTATTTTCAAGCGGAAATATTACCGCCTATAATGACAAAAATTTATGCTGTAGAGCCTAATATCGCTGATAAGATACGAGATTCTTTAAGTAATTTCATAAATAGTATATTCACTATACTTGGTAGCCTTGCGAATAATTTTTGGCACTATACTCTCATTACAATTAATATATTTGTCTTATTTTTACTTATACCTATAATATTATTTTATTTCTTACGTGATTGGACGAGAATTATCGAAAATATGAAATCATTACTACCGCTAAAAAGTAGGCACAAAATCCTTGGAATATTATCCTCTATTAATAGCCTGCTTGCTGCCTATATAAGAGGTCAGCTAAATATCTGCTTAATGTTATCTATTTATTATAGCATCTCATTTACTGTAATAGGTATTGATCTTGCTCTTTTACTTGGAATCCTAACAGGGTTTTTAGTAATTATTCCTTTTATTGGCACTTTTATTTCTTTTCTTCTGACTCTAACTATCGGATATTTAACATTTGGTGCAACCACAAAACTGTTTTATATAATAGTGGTCTATTTAATCGGAAATATTTGTGAGTCATATATTATAACACCTAAAATTATTGGTGATAAAATAGGTTTACATCCTCTTTGGATTATATTCTCAATTTTTGCCTGCGGTAGTTTATTCGGCTTTATCGGCATATTTTTCGCTATACCAATAGCTGGAGTTACTAAGATTTTACTTTTTAATATAATCAAGTTCTATAAATCTAGTAGATTTTACCGTTTAGAAGGATAA